One Oncorhynchus gorbuscha isolate QuinsamMale2020 ecotype Even-year unplaced genomic scaffold, OgorEven_v1.0 Un_scaffold_1505, whole genome shotgun sequence DNA segment encodes these proteins:
- the LOC124023144 gene encoding LIM domain only protein 7-like isoform X1, translated as MSATSMKSDRSMDSPRYFKEREKVSQPKAEPGEPCDICSERRAMKLCLTCSVYYCEKHMRKHFIIQALRRHVMVDVTEEVVLQRNTSEKKRREEQEEEGRRQGQEEGLRWQTRKEDFREEERGHQEAAEQQCREKEREREREKESEREREKEREREREREKQQLSIGDSYGCTDQVQPETSRVDRAKSKSIPELDHVEASWIKGQQILPKAQLERQQNLPKVQLERQQNLPKVQLERQQNLPKVQLERQQNLPKVQLERQQNLPKVQLETQQILQMKKKVRLRNDDSWIRQCSTSKPPATGPIRKGKSLDNLDICSSWRSSWTPESTSSILNYSWPHSALNSYIGRVGGHSGSATMSSLSMSSLRGAGVGSNQSSWSQRSPSPSSSSSSPSPSTGPKSQSFLSVHESSRTVSGKEMCRLCDTALVEGAAVVIESLGLVYHLTCFKCINCKSELLGASEVGAEVRIRNRRLFCDSCYVIEKWTVNLREKRVKKIFRSKSKMHQQCCFLREQMKHSGQNKEFQVKLYCHMHRISRSNTVQ; from the exons ATGTCAGCAACATCAATGAAGAGTGACCGTTCAATGGATTCCCCTCGTTatttcaaagagagagaaaaggtctcTCAGCCAAAAGCAGA ACCAGGAGAACCATGTGACATCTGCTCTGAGCGCAGAGCCATGAAGCTTTGTCTGACCTGCTCTGTCTACTACTGTGAGAAACACATGAGGAAGCACTTCATAATACAAGCACTGAGGAGACACGTCATGGTGGATGTCACTGAAGAAGTCGTACTACAGAGAAACACCtcggagaagaagaggagagaggagcaggaggaagagggaaggagacagggacaggaggAGGGGCTGAGGTGGCAGACGAGGAAGGAGGACtttagggaagaggagagggggcacCAGGAGGCTGCGGAACAAcagtgcagagagaaggagagggagagagagcgagagaaggagagcgagagagagagggagaaggaaagagagagggagagagagagggagaagcagcaGCTATCGATAGGGGACTCCTATGGCTGTACTGACCAGGTCCAGCCTGAGACATCCAGGGTAGACAGGGCAAAGTCCAAATCCATTCCTGAGCTGGACCATGTGGAGGCATCATGGATAAAGGGCCAGCAGATCCTGCCCAAGGCGCAGCTGGAGAGGCAGCAGAACCTGCCCAAGGTGCAGCTGGAGAGGCAGCAGAACCTGCCCAAGGTGCAGCTGGAGAGGCAGCAGAACCTGCCCAAGGTGCAGCTGGAGAGGCAGCAGAACCTGCCCAAGGTGCAGCTGGAGAGGCAGCAGAACCTGCCCAAGGTGCAGCTGGAGACGCAGCAGATCCTGCAGATGAAAAAGAAAGTCAGACTACGCAACGACGACAGCTGGATCCGCCAGTGTTCCACCAGCAAGCCTCCTGCCACCGGACCCATCAGGAAAGGCAAGTCTCTCGACAACCTGGACATCTGCTCTTCCTGGCGCTCGTCGTGGACACCGGAGAGCACCTCCTCCATCCTCAACTACAGTTGGCCTCACTCTGCCCTCAACAGCTACATCGGCCGGGTCGGAGGTCATTCCGGCTCAGccactatgtcctctctctccatgagCTCACTCAGAGGAGCCGGGGTTGGAAGCAACCAGTCTTCATGGTCCCAgcgctctccctcaccctcctcctcctcctcttccccctccccttctaCTGGCCCCAAGTCCCAGTCATTCCTATCCGTGCATGAAAGCAGCAGGACAGTGAGTGGCAAGGAAATGTGTAGGTTGTGTGACACGGCGCTGGTCGAGGGAGCCGCCGTGGTCATCGAGTCCCTGGGGCTCGTTTATCATTTGACCTGTTTCAAATGCATCAACTGTAAGTCCGAGCTGCTGGGCGCATCGGAGGTCGGAGCGGAGGTCAGAATACGGAACCGACGGCTCTTCTGTGACTCCTGCTACGTGATTGAAAAGTGGACAGTCAACCTCCGTGAGAAACGAGTCAAAAAGATTTTCAGAAGTAAAAGCAAGATGCACCAGCAGTGTTGTTTCCTAAGAGAGCAAATGAAACACAGTGGGCAGAACAAGGAGTTTCAAGTGAAGTTgtattgtcacatgcacaggattaGCAGGTCGAACACAGTACAGTGA
- the LOC124023144 gene encoding LIM domain only protein 7-like isoform X3, whose product MSATSMKSDRSMDSPRYFKEREKVSQPKAEPGEPCDICSERRAMKLCLTCSVYYCEKHMRKHFIIQALRRHVMVDVTEEVVLQRNTSEKKRREEQEEEGRRQGQEEGLRWQTRKEDFREEERGHQEAAEQQCREKEREREREKESEREREKEREREREREKQQLSIGDSYGCTDQVQPETSRVDRAKSKSIPELDHVEASWIKGQQILPKAQLERQQNLPKVQLERQQNLPKVQLERQQNLPKVQLETQQILQMKKKVRLRNDDSWIRQCSTSKPPATGPIRKGKSLDNLDICSSWRSSWTPESTSSILNYSWPHSALNSYIGRVGGHSGSATMSSLSMSSLRGAGVGSNQSSWSQRSPSPSSSSSSPSPSTGPKSQSFLSVHESSRTVSGKEMCRLCDTALVEGAAVVIESLGLVYHLTCFKCINCKSELLGASEVGAEVRIRNRRLFCDSCYVIEKWTVNLREKRVKKIFRSKSKMHQQCCFLREQMKHSGQNKEFQVKLYCHMHRISRSNTVQ is encoded by the exons ATGTCAGCAACATCAATGAAGAGTGACCGTTCAATGGATTCCCCTCGTTatttcaaagagagagaaaaggtctcTCAGCCAAAAGCAGA ACCAGGAGAACCATGTGACATCTGCTCTGAGCGCAGAGCCATGAAGCTTTGTCTGACCTGCTCTGTCTACTACTGTGAGAAACACATGAGGAAGCACTTCATAATACAAGCACTGAGGAGACACGTCATGGTGGATGTCACTGAAGAAGTCGTACTACAGAGAAACACCtcggagaagaagaggagagaggagcaggaggaagagggaaggagacagggacaggaggAGGGGCTGAGGTGGCAGACGAGGAAGGAGGACtttagggaagaggagagggggcacCAGGAGGCTGCGGAACAAcagtgcagagagaaggagagggagagagagcgagagaaggagagcgagagagagagggagaaggaaagagagagggagagagagagggagaagcagcaGCTATCGATAGGGGACTCCTATGGCTGTACTGACCAGGTCCAGCCTGAGACATCCAGGGTAGACAGGGCAAAGTCCAAATCCATTCCTGAGCTGGACCATGTGGAGGCATCATGGATAAAGGGCCAGCAGATCCTGCCCAAGGCGCAGCTGGAGAGGCAGCAGAACCTGCCCAAGGTGCAGCTGGAGAGGCAGCAGAACCTGCCCAAGGTGCAGCTGGAGAGGCAGCAGAACCTGCCCAAG GTGCAGCTGGAGACGCAGCAGATCCTGCAGATGAAAAAGAAAGTCAGACTACGCAACGACGACAGCTGGATCCGCCAGTGTTCCACCAGCAAGCCTCCTGCCACCGGACCCATCAGGAAAGGCAAGTCTCTCGACAACCTGGACATCTGCTCTTCCTGGCGCTCGTCGTGGACACCGGAGAGCACCTCCTCCATCCTCAACTACAGTTGGCCTCACTCTGCCCTCAACAGCTACATCGGCCGGGTCGGAGGTCATTCCGGCTCAGccactatgtcctctctctccatgagCTCACTCAGAGGAGCCGGGGTTGGAAGCAACCAGTCTTCATGGTCCCAgcgctctccctcaccctcctcctcctcctcttccccctccccttctaCTGGCCCCAAGTCCCAGTCATTCCTATCCGTGCATGAAAGCAGCAGGACAGTGAGTGGCAAGGAAATGTGTAGGTTGTGTGACACGGCGCTGGTCGAGGGAGCCGCCGTGGTCATCGAGTCCCTGGGGCTCGTTTATCATTTGACCTGTTTCAAATGCATCAACTGTAAGTCCGAGCTGCTGGGCGCATCGGAGGTCGGAGCGGAGGTCAGAATACGGAACCGACGGCTCTTCTGTGACTCCTGCTACGTGATTGAAAAGTGGACAGTCAACCTCCGTGAGAAACGAGTCAAAAAGATTTTCAGAAGTAAAAGCAAGATGCACCAGCAGTGTTGTTTCCTAAGAGAGCAAATGAAACACAGTGGGCAGAACAAGGAGTTTCAAGTGAAGTTgtattgtcacatgcacaggattaGCAGGTCGAACACAGTACAGTGA
- the LOC124023144 gene encoding LIM domain only protein 7-like isoform X2 — MSATSMKSDRSMDSPRYFKEREKVSQPKAEPGEPCDICSERRAMKLCLTCSVYYCEKHMRKHFIIQALRRHVMVDVTEEVVLQRNTSEKKRREEQEEEGRRQGQEEGLRWQTRKEDFREEERGHQEAAEQQCREKEREREREKESEREREKEREREREREKQQLSIGDSYGCTDQVQPETSRVDRAKSKSIPELDHVEASWIKGQQILPKAQLERQQNLPKVQLERQQNLPKVQLERQQNLPKVQLERQQNLPKVQLETQQILQMKKKVRLRNDDSWIRQCSTSKPPATGPIRKGKSLDNLDICSSWRSSWTPESTSSILNYSWPHSALNSYIGRVGGHSGSATMSSLSMSSLRGAGVGSNQSSWSQRSPSPSSSSSSPSPSTGPKSQSFLSVHESSRTVSGKEMCRLCDTALVEGAAVVIESLGLVYHLTCFKCINCKSELLGASEVGAEVRIRNRRLFCDSCYVIEKWTVNLREKRVKKIFRSKSKMHQQCCFLREQMKHSGQNKEFQVKLYCHMHRISRSNTVQ; from the exons ATGTCAGCAACATCAATGAAGAGTGACCGTTCAATGGATTCCCCTCGTTatttcaaagagagagaaaaggtctcTCAGCCAAAAGCAGA ACCAGGAGAACCATGTGACATCTGCTCTGAGCGCAGAGCCATGAAGCTTTGTCTGACCTGCTCTGTCTACTACTGTGAGAAACACATGAGGAAGCACTTCATAATACAAGCACTGAGGAGACACGTCATGGTGGATGTCACTGAAGAAGTCGTACTACAGAGAAACACCtcggagaagaagaggagagaggagcaggaggaagagggaaggagacagggacaggaggAGGGGCTGAGGTGGCAGACGAGGAAGGAGGACtttagggaagaggagagggggcacCAGGAGGCTGCGGAACAAcagtgcagagagaaggagagggagagagagcgagagaaggagagcgagagagagagggagaaggaaagagagagggagagagagagggagaagcagcaGCTATCGATAGGGGACTCCTATGGCTGTACTGACCAGGTCCAGCCTGAGACATCCAGGGTAGACAGGGCAAAGTCCAAATCCATTCCTGAGCTGGACCATGTGGAGGCATCATGGATAAAGGGCCAGCAGATCCTGCCCAAGGCGCAGCTGGAGAGGCAGCAGAACCTGCCCAAGGTGCAGCTGGAGAGGCAGCAGAACCTGCCCAAGGTGCAGCTGGAGAGGCAGCAGAACCTGCCCAAGGTGCAGCTGGAGAGGCAGCAGAACCTGCCCAAG GTGCAGCTGGAGACGCAGCAGATCCTGCAGATGAAAAAGAAAGTCAGACTACGCAACGACGACAGCTGGATCCGCCAGTGTTCCACCAGCAAGCCTCCTGCCACCGGACCCATCAGGAAAGGCAAGTCTCTCGACAACCTGGACATCTGCTCTTCCTGGCGCTCGTCGTGGACACCGGAGAGCACCTCCTCCATCCTCAACTACAGTTGGCCTCACTCTGCCCTCAACAGCTACATCGGCCGGGTCGGAGGTCATTCCGGCTCAGccactatgtcctctctctccatgagCTCACTCAGAGGAGCCGGGGTTGGAAGCAACCAGTCTTCATGGTCCCAgcgctctccctcaccctcctcctcctcctcttccccctccccttctaCTGGCCCCAAGTCCCAGTCATTCCTATCCGTGCATGAAAGCAGCAGGACAGTGAGTGGCAAGGAAATGTGTAGGTTGTGTGACACGGCGCTGGTCGAGGGAGCCGCCGTGGTCATCGAGTCCCTGGGGCTCGTTTATCATTTGACCTGTTTCAAATGCATCAACTGTAAGTCCGAGCTGCTGGGCGCATCGGAGGTCGGAGCGGAGGTCAGAATACGGAACCGACGGCTCTTCTGTGACTCCTGCTACGTGATTGAAAAGTGGACAGTCAACCTCCGTGAGAAACGAGTCAAAAAGATTTTCAGAAGTAAAAGCAAGATGCACCAGCAGTGTTGTTTCCTAAGAGAGCAAATGAAACACAGTGGGCAGAACAAGGAGTTTCAAGTGAAGTTgtattgtcacatgcacaggattaGCAGGTCGAACACAGTACAGTGA